The sequence below is a genomic window from Sinorhizobium meliloti.
TGAAGGCAGCGATCGATCAGTTCCTCAAAGATAACGGCTATTGACCGATGTTGGGCCGCGGCTTCCTCCTTGGCGTGGCCGTCGGCTGCGTTCTCGGCGTGTATATTGCTCCCCATCTCGGCCGCTCGACGGTCGGGTTGGGAAACTTCTCAGAAGGCAATTTGCCTCATGTGAATATTGCGAGAGCCGTACCCGAGAAGGCTACGTGGCCGACAGACGAACAGGCCAAGGCCCAGCTATTCGCACTATCCAAATGGGATCTAAATAAACATGGCAACCGATCCAAAGTGATCGTCAACCGCTGCAGACGAATTGCGGACACGGAGATCGCGTGCGAGCTTTCCGCGCAGCTCAGGTGGATCACCGGCGACACGCGAATCGAGGCGGTTTTTCAGGGCAATGGCGGCGATTGGAAGATGATAGCGGCAAAAAACCGTTAATGCCTTTTCACGGCTGCTTCGCCATTCTAAACGCCAGGTTTGTTGCCCGAATGCTCGGCCGCATGCTGAAGCATTTTGATCCATCGCCTCAATGAGCTCACGACCGCGATTTCCCCAAAAAAATTAGGGACAATTGCTGTGATTTTTCGGATGGCGTGCTCCCAAATACCTCAATGTGGTGCATAGTGGGCGTTAAGGACGGTACACAGAAAAAGGGTAAGGTCGGTGACGGACGCAGTCGGCTTGATGAGCGCACGAGGTTTGGTTGAGATAACCGATCCGGAATTTGACAGGCCGGTCTTCCGCCAGCCGGGTTTCGACGGCACCCTTGCCGCAAAGGAGATGGACGAAAAAATTTCGGCCTGGCTCAAGAAAACGCGCGAAGCCAAGGGTATTTCCCGCGCCGATTTAGCGCATTTGCTAGGACTCTCCGTATCTGTTTACGGGAGGTACGAGCGAGGCTCAGAAGCTCGGTTGTCTATCCCGCGCCTGATACATCTCTGTGAGATCATGGGCTTTATGCCTCTGGATGTGATTTTCGACACAGCGCCACACTTGTGGGGCAAGACTCCAGAAGAAGCAGAAGACCGCCTGACATTGATGAAGCTCGTTGAACAATTGCCTCAAGACACCATGCGTGATCTGATCCGGCTTCTGAGACGCATGACCCCAGGCGAACCCGCGGCCGACGCTGTCGCCACCAGCACGAGCGAACGCGGCTAGGCGCCGCAATCCTCCTCTTCAAGTCAAGGCGAGAGGCGGTGAAAGCGGCAGCCGCCCCACTCCCGTTTACCACAGGCTTCGGCCCTCTCTTCGGCGCGATGTGAAAGCGCGTTCAGGCCTCCGCCTGCTTCGCTCCGCCCCTTTTGGGCGGAGTGGAAAACGGGAGTGGGGCGGAACTCTTCTATTCGAGTCTGTTGGACCCTTGAAGCCAATGTTGAAGGCATGACCCAGCACTGGTCCCGCCTGTATGTTCAGCGAATCGACACCACTAGAAACATGACACGCTTTACGTCATGTCACTCGAACCGGATCTCCCCGGCGGCTCCGCGCTGGTCCGTCGCTGAGGTCGCATCGGCACTCGCGGCCAGGAGCGTATTCACCACTAACGTTCCAAAGAATAAATCTCCACAACATCCTCCAGCTCCCTGATCCCCTTGAACGAGGCATGCCGCAGCTTTCCATCGTCGGTCCAGGCGCGATACTCAACTTCTGCAATGAGCACCGGCTCGGTGAAGACAGCGCCTTTCCTCCTCAGCGGTACGGCCGCCGTTTTCGTCGCCATTCCCTCGAGCAGCTTCCGCAGTTCTCGCGAAAGCTCATGTGACCAGCCGGTACCGCAGCCGCCGACATAGACGAGCTCGCCATGCTTTCGCGCTGCGAGCAGCAGCCGACCGAGATGACCAGGCACGGTCGACGGCTCGAAGCCGACGACCACGAAGCTATCCCGGCGCTTGCAGGTGATCTTCTGCCACCATTCGCCGCGGCCGGAGCGGTAGGGCTTGTCGATGTGCTTGGCGATGATGCCTTCGAGGCCGTGTGCGCAGGCGACGCGAAAGAACTCGTCGCCATCCGCCTGGACCTCTTCCGATAGGCGGATTGCCCCTTCCCGGCCGGCGACGAGCGGCTCGAGCAGGCGTCGTCGCTCGCCCAGCGGCAGCCGGCGAAGGTCACGGCCGTCGAGATAAAGCAGATCGAAAGCATAGAAGACGATGGCGCCGGCTTCATACGGCGATGGCAAGCGGCCGAGCGCCCGCTGCAGCATGCCGAAGTCGGAGCGTCCCTGGTCGTCGAGCACGACCGCCTCGCCGTCGAGGATAGCGGTTTTCACGGCGAGGCGCCGCGCGTCGTCTGCGATCGTCGGGAAACGCTCGGTCCAGTCATAGCCGCCGCGCGTGAGAACCCTTACCCGGCCGGGCTCGATGTGCACGGCGATCCGGTAACCGTCCCATTTTACCTCGTAGGCCCAGTCTGGCCCCTTCGGCGGCTTGTCGACGAGCGTCGCAAGGCAGGGGTCAACACGCGCCGGCATAGGGTCCAGCGGTGGGAGATCGGGAGGCTTCTTTGAGGATGCTTTGGCCATCAGGCCATTAATGCACAGGCCCGCGAAAAGCCGAATTGACTCTTTCGGCTGAGAGAACATATTAGGAACATTCGACGGCGATGCGGCGCCATTTCATCAATCAGGGGCGAAAACTAGAAAGACGCGCGTCATGCGAACACTTGCCGATGAGATAGGAACCGCGATTGAAGTTGATCTTGCGGTAATGCCTGCGCACCAGAGGCGGGCTTATGCCGGCCTCGATCAGTATCGCCGTCCCATCGAGGTGCGCGGCGTTCAGGAACTCGCTAAGGGAATTGCCGAATCCTTCGGGGCCTTTGCGATATTTGACGTCGAGACGGTGCTGCGGTCTCCAGAGATCGCGCCATTTGTAACGCAGACGCTCTACTCGATCCCGCTTGAACTGCGGCGGGCCGCCTGCGACCGTGACCGGCTGAAAGCAGAAAGGGCGCGCAAGGAAATGGCGCGGATAATCTCGGCCGCCCTGCTGGCGCGATACCATTTCGAGCCTTTGAAGCACGTAAGCACCTCATGCCATCCGAATTGGGAAATGGCTTTCGAGCAGCAGTTTGGCGCCGGTCGAGGTCACCCCACCCTTGAAGCCCAAGCGAGCCGCCATAGCTCTGAAGGACGAGGAGGCGATCCGGATGAGTGACGAGCTGGGCGGAAAGCCTCACTACCAACCTGGGCCGTATGTGCACTACTGCGAGCACCTGGGTTGCACCAGATGGGGCAGTTTCGGCTTCGCCGTCGGCCGGGCGGAGCCACACTGGTTCTGCTCCGAGCATCAGCCGGAATGGAAGTCGCGCCATGAGGCACAGTCGCGGCATTGACCCGGAAGCCGACACCCGCGGAGCCTATCCGGACGGTATAGGCCATCTGCGGCTTGCCGACCTCACCGAAGAGCAGATCCTAGGCGCGCGCTGCGCCGCATGTGATTTTCGCAATTGGGTGAACCGTTGGGAGATCGCCTCCAGGTTCGGCAGCCAGAGCACTCTTGACGAGCTACGGTCGAAGCTCCGATGTTCGCGCTGCGGAAACAAGAGCAACAATGGTTGGCGGCTCGGCAGGATCGACCGCGATTCGGAGTGGGTGGATGTGCAATCGGTACCGCATAGAAGTCGAATTTGACGAGCTCTGGCATACGGCTCGGCCCCATAGCGACATGACCAACCGGGCCAACCCGTCAACGGAAGTGTTTCCGGACAAGCCGGGGCCGGTGATCCGCAATAACGCCGATGGCGAGCGCGAACTGATCAATCTGACCTGGGGCATGCCGTCACCGCCGTCGGTCACTAACGGCAAACCGGATTACGGCGTCACCAACATTCGCAACCTGAATTCTCCCCATTGGGGCGGCTGGACCGGCGTCAAGAACCGCTGCCTCGTGCCGTGGACGGCCTTCTGCGAATACGAGGACACGAAGCCGAAGAAGACGGACCGCTGGTTCGCCATCAATGACAAGCAGCCCCTCGCCTTCTTCGCCGGCATCTGGACGCCATGGAAGGGCGCCCGCGGCTCGATGAAGAACCCGCGCGTCGGCGAGCACGAGCTGTTCGCCTTTCTCACCTGCGAGGCCAACTCGGTCGTCAAGCCGATCCATCCGAAAGCGATGCCGGTGATCCTGACCGAGCCTGATGAAATCGAACTGTGGCTCACGGCGGATTGGAAGGACGCCAAGGCGCTGCAGCGGCCGTTCCCTGCAGAGGCGATGACATTGCTGCCGGTTGAGCAGCAGGCCGAGGCTGATCAGCAGCCGGCACTCTTCTGAAGAAGGCCGCTACTCTTTGCCGAGATAATCCATCACCTTTTCACGGCTCGGCCCTGCTTCGCGTATCGCCTTGAGGGCCTTCTGCCGCGTCACCTTTGCCGTCCTCATGAGATAGGCGACCTCGTGCTCCTGTTCCGAAACGAGCTCGCGGTCACGGCCTTTCTTCTTTGGATTGTCTGCCATGTGGTTCCTCCATGATGAATGATGAATGATGAAGGATAGGACCCGACCGGCCGCCGGCAAGGGCTGGAACCTCATTAGCGGTGACGTGTTCACCTGCCGAGGAGACGGATCATGGCCGACAAAGAGAAGATGAAGCAGCTGATCTGGGACTGCCAGAAGGACATCGCCGCATACCTGCCGCCGGAAAGCGGCATTTCGGAGCACGAGCTGGTGAAGATGCTCATCGCCCGTCTCGACGGCCGCCAGGCGAAGGAAGCGCTGGGCGACGATTGGAAGGGCTGGTGGCCGGACGATGATGGCGGGGACGATGACGGCGGCAGCCCCGCTCCTCGCAATCGAGAGATGGCCTGATACAAATAGAGCTGCAGCGGGGGACAGCTGCAGCTCCGGTCGCGACGTGTCATCCTCTAGCTTGGGCGCAATTGTCCTGTTCCATTGAAGGGAACCGCTTCGAACGTCGCATGCGCATATTTTACTCTCAGCGGAACCGGGATCACGCTCGCACCCGGGAAAACTTGCAAGGAACCTAGCCCATGGCCGAGATTTTTCTGTTCCCGAAGACCGCCGAAGAGCAGGAGGCAGAACGCCAACTGACCGAGGCCATGCACGCATTAAATGCTGCCATTAAGCACGCTACGCAATGCGGGTTTGAAATTGAACTGAGGCCGGGAACATGGTCGTTCACCACATACACTCGCACGCCAGTGCCTTACATCGACTTTACGGTTCGTCTTCCGGGAAGGCACGTGCAGCCAGAATTTGTCGAGGTCTGAGGAGCGCCTATCAGACCCGCAGTTGAGCGCCGTCGCAAGATCGCGGCCGCCATCGTCTCATTCCTGACCCAAGTTCCGGCGCGCCGCGTCGAGCTGGTCACGCGCTGAGAACGTCAGCACCGCCGGGCGTTCCGTCGTTCCACTCGATACATTATGCGATCCTAAACGCAAAATCGGAAACAAACACAGCACATATTCGCGGAGGCCTTCACCGACAACGACGAAGCAGCGCGCATGATTTCCGTTCGCTTCTGGACACGTCAAATTTGGCCGATTAGCGTGGGCGAAAGGTCGAACTCATGCAACTTAAAGAGATAATATGAACAACGCAGTTGTTAGTCGCGAAGTCGATTGGTCCGCGTTCTTGGCTCGTTGGCCGCTGGAAAACTTGGCCAATATGAGTTTGGAAGAGTACAGTACTGCCGGTGATCAGGACTGTTTCGTGTATTGGCTAGAAGCGCGAACTGAAAGTTTAGGGTCTATTTGGGGAGGATCTGCATTCAAATTTGGAATTTATTCGAGAAGAGATAAGGCTAAAAAATCTAACGAAAGCCGTTACTATGGGCCAGACTATGCTTGGTACGCGAAGTACGGAAAAACGGAGGAAGAATCCTTCGAGAGGGTCAGAGCTATAATAGTTGATATTGCGACTGCCGCGCGCAGTGGCGAGCTTGAGTTGGTGGACCGAGCCGATCTAGGGGAGGCAGTGAAGTGGAAGCTGGCATTTCTTTATTAAAATCGCCAGACTCCGTGTGTGCTTCCGATTTACAAATCTGAGTACCTTCGTGCCTATCTCGGAAGTCCTGAAAAGCGCGCTTCGGAACTGCAAAAGCAGGTGTTGGGCAAACGGGCCGCGTCAACGCGCATGGAAATGCGCGCTTACACTCGACCAACCCGATCGAGCGCCTCAACGGCGAAATCAGGCGCAGGACCGAGGTCGTCGGCATCTTCCCCAATGATGACGCCATCGTCCGCCTCGTCGGCGCGATCCTGCTCGAGCAGAACGACGAATGGGCTGTGCAGCGCGCCAGATACATGACGCTGGAAACCATCAGCCAGATGAGCGATGATCCGCTCATCAGCCTGCCAGCCGTGGCGCGCTGATCATACCGGCCCATGCCGGAGAACGCGGCCACCCAGCCGCCACCTACACCACATAGCGTAATCGCTCAGGGCCTAGCCTTCGAGGCGGCGGCTCTCCACACTGTCCCTTGTCAACTGTGGCCAGTGTGCCGAAGCGATGAGGAGAACCGCCATGAAGTATTATGCCGGACTGGATGTCAGCCAGCAAACGACCTCAATCTGCATCGTTGATGAGGAGGGCAAGACTGTTGCCGAACGGAAGGTGGCATCGTGCCCAGAGGCGATTAGTGAAGCGCTTGAGCCGTTCGCGGTAACCCGTGCAGGACTGGAAACCGGTCCCCTGTCGGTCTGGCTATGGACTGGATTGAAGGAACGCGGCGTTCCCATCGTCTGCATGGATGCTCGCCATGCCAATGCGGCCTTAAAGATGATGCCTGCCAAGACGGACCGCAACGACGCCATCGGCCTGGCGCAGATCGTTCGTGCGGGTTGGTGCAAGAGCGTTCATGTCAAGTCGACGGCAAGCCACGAAGCTCGGGCACTCCTTGCCACTCGTAGCCAATTTGTGCGAACCCGCTGCGACCTGGAAAACCAGATCAGAGGTGTCCTTCGCACCTTTGGTATCCTGTTTGGCAAACGGGTTGGTGGGTTCGCCAAGCGTGCCGAGGAAATCATCGATGGCGAGCTCGATGCGTCGCCAACAATCCAGGCTGTCGTGGAAGCATTGATGCGGGCACGTGCCAACATCCTTGAGCAGATCCGTCATCTCGAGGCGAAGGTTCGCTTGATAGCACGGCAGAACAAGGTCGTCAGACGGCTGATGTCGGTTCCTGGTGTGGGAGTTATCACTGCGCTCGGCTTCGCCGCAACCATTGATGATCCGACACGATTCAAACGATCGTCCAGCGCCGGAGCCTACCTTGGTCTAACACCTCGCATCTATGCCTCCGGTGAGACGATGAGATCCGGGCGCGTTTCGAAACGGGGCGACGACTTTCTCCGACGTAGCCTGTATGAGGCAGCCAATGCGCTGCTGACGCGTATTCCGCGGTTCTCCGCTTTGAAGAGCTGGGGGGTACGCATCGCGCGGCGTGGCGGCTATCGAAAAGCTAAGGTAGCTGTAGCCCGAAAGCTGGCCGTGATCCTTCACGCAATGTGGATATCCGGTGAACCCTTCCGTTGGTCATCGCAAGAGCCGGGCGATCTGGCATCATTACAGTGATGTCCATGATTAGCTGAGATCAGCGAGATCGTCCGGTCAGGACGATGGCGCGGTCAAGACCGATCCCAGGATGCGATGCTGTCTGATACAGGCAACCGCGAACACCACATTGGTCGACCGAGCCTATCCAACGCCATGATGAGGCGGCCAAAGTGACGACCTCGAAGAGAACCATGAGCCTGACCTGTGACGCCCTCGGCGATCAACTTGACAACCGCGATTAGAGAACGACGCCATCGGCCTGGCGCAGATCGTTCGTACGGGTTGGTGCAAGAGCGTTCATGTCAAGTCGACGGCAAGCCACGAAGCTCGGGCACTCCTTGCCACTCGTAGCCAATTTGTGCGAACCCGCTGCGACCTGGAAAACCAGATCAGAGGTGTCCTTCGCACCTTTGGTATCCTGTTTGGCAAACGGGTTGGTGGGTTCGCCAAGCGTGCCGAGGAAATCATCGATGGCGAGCTCGATGCGTCGCCAACAATCCAGGCTGTCGTGGAAGCATTGATGCGGGCACGTGCCAACATCCTTGAGCAGATCCGTCATCTCGAGGCGAAGGTTCGCTTGATAGCACGGCAGAACAAGGTCGTCAGACGGCTGATGTCGGTTCCTGGTGTGGGAGTTATCACTGCGCTCGGCTTCGCCGCAACCATTGATGATCCGACACGATTCAAACGATCGTCCAGCGCCGGAGCCTACCTTGGTCTAACACCTCGCATCTATGCCTCCGGTGAGACGATGAGATCCGGGCGCGTTTCGAAACGGGGCGACGACTTTCTCCGACGTAGCCTGTATGAGGCAGCCAATGCGCTGCTGACGCGTATTCTATAGCGCGGCGATCAGGATGAGACGGCGGCGACAATCTGGATGAGACTCTTATGTCGCGGTCGGGATGAAAGTATCATGCTGATTGTCGCTGGCAAGAGTCTCGTCGTGTTCTGATTGCCGCTCCGCGACAATCTGGGAAGCACTTTTAATTGTCGCGAAGGCGGCAGGTCTGCCGCGCTGGCGTTTGGCTTCCATGGCGGAACGTCGCCGATAGCTTTCGACGTTCATTTCGAAGATCGTTGCGTGATGAACAAGTCGGTCCACCGCCGCAAGCGTCATGGCCGGGTCCGGAAAGACGCGGTTCCATTCCCCGAAGGGCTGATTGGCGGTGATCATGATGGAACGCCGCTCATATCTTGCGGAGATGAGTTCGAAGAGCACGCTGGTTTCGGCCTGGTCCTTGGTGACGTAGGCCAGATCGTCGAGGATGAGCAGATCGAACTTGTCGAGCTTTGCGATGGCGGATTCGAGCTGGAGCTCACGCCGTGCGACCTGCAGTTTCTGGACGAGGTCTGTCGTGCGCGTGAACAGCACCCGCCAACCGTTCTCGATCAGTGCGAGGCCAATGGCTGCGGCGAGATGGCTCTTTCCGCCTCCGGGCGGGCCGAACAACAGGATATTGGCACCTTTGGCGAGCCAGCTATCGCCGGCGGCAATGGCCATGACCTGCGCCTTGGAGACCATGGGCACAGCGTCGAAAGCGAAGCTCTCGAGCGTCTTTCCGGGCGGCAGATGCGCCTCGGCGAGGTGACGTTCGATCCTGCGATGCGCCCGTTCAGCCAGCTCGTGTTCGGCGATAGCGGAGAGGAAGCGAGCCGCGGGCCACCCTTCACGATCGGCCTGTTCGGCAAATTGCGGCCACAGCGTTTTGATTGTCGGCAGCCTCAGTTCATTGAGCATGATGCCGAGGCGGGCTTCGTCTATGGTGTTGTGGACGTTCTTCATGCGGCCTCTCCAGCATAGGCAGACCCCATCAGGGCTTCATAGCTATTGAGCGATGCGAGTTGCACATGAACGGTCGGCAACTGATCCGGGTCCGGGCCGAAGATGGCTCTCAAGGCCATCAGGTCGGGCAGTTTGCGGGCGTCGAGCGTTCTGGCAAGCTCCTCGGCCAGTTCACGCTCGCATCCGCGATCATGAGCCAGGGCCAGCAGTTCGACGGTGACCTTGCAAGCCTGCCGGTCAGGCAGTTGCTCGATGAGAGTGTCGAAAGCCCTTCGGTATTCCGG
It includes:
- the ligD gene encoding non-homologous end-joining DNA ligase — encoded protein: MFSQPKESIRLFAGLCINGLMAKASSKKPPDLPPLDPMPARVDPCLATLVDKPPKGPDWAYEVKWDGYRIAVHIEPGRVRVLTRGGYDWTERFPTIADDARRLAVKTAILDGEAVVLDDQGRSDFGMLQRALGRLPSPYEAGAIVFYAFDLLYLDGRDLRRLPLGERRRLLEPLVAGREGAIRLSEEVQADGDEFFRVACAHGLEGIIAKHIDKPYRSGRGEWWQKITCKRRDSFVVVGFEPSTVPGHLGRLLLAARKHGELVYVGGCGTGWSHELSRELRKLLEGMATKTAAVPLRRKGAVFTEPVLIAEVEYRAWTDDGKLRHASFKGIRELEDVVEIYSLER
- a CDS encoding DUF3606 domain-containing protein; this encodes MADNPKKKGRDRELVSEQEHEVAYLMRTAKVTRQKALKAIREAGPSREKVMDYLGKE
- the istB gene encoding IS21-like element helper ATPase IstB, whose protein sequence is MKNVHNTIDEARLGIMLNELRLPTIKTLWPQFAEQADREGWPAARFLSAIAEHELAERAHRRIERHLAEAHLPPGKTLESFAFDAVPMVSKAQVMAIAAGDSWLAKGANILLFGPPGGGKSHLAAAIGLALIENGWRVLFTRTTDLVQKLQVARRELQLESAIAKLDKFDLLILDDLAYVTKDQAETSVLFELISARYERRSIMITANQPFGEWNRVFPDPAMTLAAVDRLVHHATIFEMNVESYRRRSAMEAKRQRGRPAAFATIKSASQIVAERQSEHDETLASDNQHDTFIPTAT
- a CDS encoding transposase encodes the protein MVRTGWCKSVHVKSTASHEARALLATRSQFVRTRCDLENQIRGVLRTFGILFGKRVGGFAKRAEEIIDGELDASPTIQAVVEALMRARANILEQIRHLEAKVRLIARQNKVVRRLMSVPGVGVITALGFAATIDDPTRFKRSSSAGAYLGLTPRIYASGETMRSGRVSKRGDDFLRRSLYEAANALLTRIL
- a CDS encoding helix-turn-helix transcriptional regulator gives rise to the protein MSARGLVEITDPEFDRPVFRQPGFDGTLAAKEMDEKISAWLKKTREAKGISRADLAHLLGLSVSVYGRYERGSEARLSIPRLIHLCEIMGFMPLDVIFDTAPHLWGKTPEEAEDRLTLMKLVEQLPQDTMRDLIRLLRRMTPGEPAADAVATSTSERG
- a CDS encoding IS110 family transposase — translated: MKYYAGLDVSQQTTSICIVDEEGKTVAERKVASCPEAISEALEPFAVTRAGLETGPLSVWLWTGLKERGVPIVCMDARHANAALKMMPAKTDRNDAIGLAQIVRAGWCKSVHVKSTASHEARALLATRSQFVRTRCDLENQIRGVLRTFGILFGKRVGGFAKRAEEIIDGELDASPTIQAVVEALMRARANILEQIRHLEAKVRLIARQNKVVRRLMSVPGVGVITALGFAATIDDPTRFKRSSSAGAYLGLTPRIYASGETMRSGRVSKRGDDFLRRSLYEAANALLTRIPRFSALKSWGVRIARRGGYRKAKVAVARKLAVILHAMWISGEPFRWSSQEPGDLASLQ
- a CDS encoding SOS response-associated peptidase, which produces MCNRYRIEVEFDELWHTARPHSDMTNRANPSTEVFPDKPGPVIRNNADGERELINLTWGMPSPPSVTNGKPDYGVTNIRNLNSPHWGGWTGVKNRCLVPWTAFCEYEDTKPKKTDRWFAINDKQPLAFFAGIWTPWKGARGSMKNPRVGEHELFAFLTCEANSVVKPIHPKAMPVILTEPDEIELWLTADWKDAKALQRPFPAEAMTLLPVEQQAEADQQPALF